The Macaca fascicularis isolate 582-1 chromosome 11, T2T-MFA8v1.1 genome includes a region encoding these proteins:
- the MDM2 gene encoding E3 ubiquitin-protein ligase Mdm2 isoform X8 encodes MNPPLPSHCNRCWALRENWLPEDKGKDKGEISEKAKLENSTQAEEGFDVPDCKKTIVNDSKESCVEENDDKITQASQSQESEDYSQPSTSSSIIYSSQEDVKEFEREETQDKEESVESSLPLNAIEPCVICQGRPKNGCIVHGKTGHLMACFTCAKKLKKRNKPCPVCRQPIQMIVLTYFP; translated from the coding sequence ATGAATCCCCCTCTTCCATCACATTGCAACAGATGTTGGGCCCTTCGTGAGAATTGGCTTCCTGAAGATAAAGGGAAAGATAAAGGGGAAATCTCTGAGAAAGCCAAACTGGAAAACTCAACACAAGCTGAAGAGGGCTTTGATGTTCCTGATTGTAAAAAAACTATAGTGAATGATTCCAAAGAGTCGTGTGTTGAGGAAAATGATGATAAAATCACACAAGCCTCACAATCACAAGAAAGTGAGGACTATTCTCAGCCATCAACTTCTAGTAGCATTATTTATAGCAGCCAAGAAGACGTGAAAGAGTTTGAAAGGGAAGAAAcacaagacaaagaagaaagtgtGGAATCTAGTTTGCCCCTTAATGCCATTGAACCTTGTGTGATTTGTCAGGGTCGACCTAAAAATGGTTGCATTGTCCATGGCAAAACAGGACATCTTATGGCCTGCTTTACATGTGCAAAGAAGCTAAAGAAAAGGAATAAGCCCTGCCCAGTGTGTAGACAACCAATTCAAATGATTGTGCTAACTTATTTCCCCTAG